A part of Haloarchaeobius sp. HME9146 genomic DNA contains:
- a CDS encoding DUF5805 domain-containing protein, whose product MSQQDTSRSVVKTYVPGYQKAEWADHADELDMSQSEFVRAMVQAGRRKFDLPDSPDSGAEGDQSDPVSGDSEGGDLDERVVDILHSAEGPCTWDELLAAVSDDIEDRLDSALQDLQAAGRVRYSGRDGGYVPAEDA is encoded by the coding sequence ATGAGCCAACAGGACACGAGTCGGTCGGTGGTGAAGACCTACGTGCCGGGCTACCAGAAAGCGGAGTGGGCCGACCACGCCGACGAGCTCGACATGAGCCAGAGCGAGTTCGTCCGGGCGATGGTCCAGGCGGGCCGACGCAAGTTCGACCTGCCCGACTCACCCGATAGTGGGGCCGAAGGGGACCAGAGTGACCCCGTATCGGGTGACTCAGAAGGCGGCGATCTCGACGAACGCGTCGTCGATATCCTCCACTCTGCCGAGGGCCCCTGTACCTGGGACGAACTGCTGGCCGCGGTGAGTGATGACATCGAGGACCGCCTCGACAGCGCGCTCCAGGACCTTCAGGCCGCTGGACGCGTCAGGTACAGCGGTCGAGACGGCGGCTACGTGCCGGCAGAGGATGCCTGA